In Acaryochloris sp. CCMEE 5410, a single genomic region encodes these proteins:
- a CDS encoding aldo/keto reductase translates to MNQSLTQLNHYRLLGNSGLRVSPLCLGTMTFGTDWGWGADFDTSQQILETYVDRGGNFIDTADYYTDGSSESFLGKLLEGRRDRFVLATKYSLNTDRQNPNAGGNHRRNMITAVEASLKRLQTDWIDLYWLHAWDYRNSIEEVLRALDDLVSQGKILYIGLSDTPAWIVAEGQAIAKLRGWTPISAIQLQYNLAERTSEADLIPMARHHGITPIAWSPLAGGVLVGKYSREDLEDSNQSSGDDSGRKNMAKSMGQLTEQSLQVADTVKAIAKEVERSPSQVAINWLLQQPGRPIPIVGARKLSHVEDNLDALGFTLTPEQLERLNQVSKFDLPFPHNFVAPPLINSTVDGEIEIEAGFLMEQR, encoded by the coding sequence ATGAATCAATCCCTCACACAACTTAATCACTACCGATTACTCGGTAATTCTGGACTGCGAGTTTCACCCCTATGTTTAGGCACAATGACCTTTGGTACTGACTGGGGTTGGGGCGCAGATTTTGATACCAGTCAACAGATTTTGGAGACCTATGTGGATCGCGGCGGCAACTTTATTGACACTGCGGATTACTACACGGATGGCTCCAGTGAATCATTTCTAGGAAAACTGCTGGAAGGTCGACGGGATCGCTTTGTCTTAGCCACCAAATATTCCCTCAATACCGACCGTCAAAATCCCAATGCTGGCGGCAATCACCGCCGCAATATGATCACAGCTGTAGAGGCCAGTCTCAAACGTCTCCAAACAGACTGGATTGACCTCTATTGGCTACACGCTTGGGACTATCGCAACTCGATTGAAGAAGTCCTTAGAGCATTAGATGATCTGGTAAGCCAAGGAAAGATCCTGTATATCGGCCTGTCTGATACACCTGCCTGGATTGTGGCCGAAGGACAGGCGATCGCCAAGCTGCGTGGCTGGACCCCCATTTCAGCCATTCAACTGCAATATAACCTTGCTGAGCGGACATCCGAAGCAGACTTGATCCCAATGGCACGCCACCACGGCATCACACCTATTGCTTGGTCTCCTTTAGCAGGCGGCGTTCTGGTTGGAAAATATAGCCGAGAAGATTTAGAAGATTCCAATCAAAGCAGCGGGGATGACTCAGGTCGTAAGAACATGGCAAAATCGATGGGCCAGCTCACCGAGCAGAGCCTACAGGTTGCTGACACGGTTAAGGCAATTGCCAAGGAAGTTGAACGTTCGCCCAGTCAAGTGGCAATTAACTGGCTGCTGCAGCAACCCGGCAGACCCATTCCTATTGTGGGTGCTCGCAAATTGTCCCATGTAGAGGACAATCTCGACGCCCTAGGGTTTACGTTGACGCCGGAACAGCTTGAGCGTCTCAATCAAGTCAGCAAGTTTGATCTGCCCTTCCCTCACAACTTTGTTGCGCCGCCACTCATCAACTCAACGGTCGATGGCGAAATCGAGATCGAGGCGGGATTTTTGATGGAGCAAAGGTAG
- a CDS encoding chlorophyll a/b-binding protein — MNTQQEKFGFTQFAETWSGRLAMMGFTISIIAELVTGHGLYNQLLSL, encoded by the coding sequence ATGAATACTCAACAAGAAAAATTTGGTTTTACACAATTTGCTGAGACTTGGAGTGGTCGTCTAGCAATGATGGGCTTCACCATATCTATCATTGCTGAATTAGTTACGGGTCATGGCTTGTATAACCAACTGCTAAGCTTATAA